One genomic region from Microcoleus sp. FACHB-672 encodes:
- a CDS encoding general stress protein, whose product MTLHNLKQAIGIFSNHQDAEQAIAELKNKGFPMHKLSVITKFSRDDDSLDRHLNRQSVRQPSITRAEGAKTGAITGSMGVGSLALIFGLGSLIIPGIGQALAVESLLTTFFGSGIAATAGGLYGAVRGWLVPEEQAKNYNDRFNQGDYLIIMEAVENEILIAEPVLKYWGIQRWRVYDIS is encoded by the coding sequence ATGACTCTTCATAATCTTAAACAGGCGATCGGCATCTTCTCCAATCATCAAGACGCAGAACAAGCAATAGCTGAGCTAAAAAACAAGGGCTTTCCCATGCACAAGCTCTCAGTGATTACCAAGTTTTCTCGTGATGACGATAGTTTAGATAGGCATTTAAATAGACAAAGTGTGCGGCAGCCTTCAATAACAAGAGCAGAGGGTGCAAAAACAGGCGCAATTACAGGAAGCATGGGAGTCGGTTCACTCGCCCTAATTTTTGGACTCGGCAGCCTGATAATTCCTGGTATTGGTCAGGCATTAGCGGTAGAAAGCCTTTTAACAACTTTTTTTGGCAGTGGAATTGCCGCAACTGCTGGTGGTCTATATGGTGCAGTTCGAGGATGGCTGGTGCCAGAAGAACAGGCGAAAAACTACAACGACAGATTTAACCAAGGAGATTATTTGATCATCATGGAGGCAGTAGAAAACGAGATCCTGATTGCTGAACCTGTCCTTAAATATTGGGGGATTCAGAGGTGGCGTGTCTATGACATATCTTGA
- the folP gene encoding dihydropteroate synthase translates to MPAPLTIRGRTFNWGSRTYLMGVLNVTPDSFSDGGSFNTLAAAVAQAQELADAGADIIDVGGQSTRPGALEVSVEEEIERVVPVVRELRKAAGSTALNEVPISVDTARSQVAQAAVAAGADIINDISGGTFDPQMLPVVAQLGVPVMLMHIRGNPQTMQKLTNYQDLIGEISEFLTQRIDAAIAAGIKRSRIIIDPGIGFAKNYAQNLEILRQLPVFQSLGCPLLVGPSRKSFIGHILDQPEPKARVWGTAAACCAAVAGAADILRVHDVREMRDVCRVADAIYRK, encoded by the coding sequence ATGCCGGCACCTTTAACCATTCGGGGACGCACCTTTAATTGGGGAAGTCGCACTTATTTGATGGGTGTTTTGAACGTTACGCCCGATAGCTTTAGCGATGGCGGATCGTTCAACACCCTGGCTGCTGCCGTGGCGCAGGCTCAAGAACTGGCAGATGCCGGCGCAGACATCATTGATGTGGGGGGGCAATCAACTCGTCCCGGTGCGCTTGAGGTGTCTGTTGAGGAAGAAATTGAGCGCGTGGTGCCGGTGGTGCGAGAACTGCGGAAAGCAGCCGGCTCAACAGCTTTGAACGAGGTGCCCATTTCTGTTGATACCGCCCGATCACAGGTGGCACAGGCAGCCGTTGCAGCCGGCGCAGATATCATCAACGACATCTCCGGTGGCACCTTTGACCCCCAAATGCTGCCGGTTGTGGCGCAACTCGGGGTGCCGGTGATGTTGATGCACATCCGGGGCAATCCCCAAACCATGCAAAAGCTAACAAATTATCAAGATTTGATTGGGGAAATCTCTGAATTTCTTACCCAGCGAATTGATGCTGCGATTGCCGCAGGAATTAAGCGCTCTCGAATTATCATTGATCCCGGCATTGGATTTGCCAAAAATTACGCGCAAAATCTAGAAATTCTCAGACAACTGCCGGTGTTCCAATCGCTCGGCTGCCCCCTTTTAGTTGGCCCTTCACGTAAAAGCTTTATCGGTCATATTTTAGACCAACCAGAACCCAAAGCGCGTGTCTGGGGAACCGCTGCCGCCTGTTGTGCCGCAGTTGCCGGTGCTGCCGATATCCTTCGGGTTCATGATGTTCGAGAAATGCGAGATGTCTGCCGCGTTGCTGATGCTATTTATCGAAAATAA
- the tpiA gene encoding triose-phosphate isomerase, translating into MRKIVLAGNWKMYKTQAEALEFLQGFVNHLDETPEEREIILCVPFTTLGNLSKNMHGSRLRLGAQNVHWEDAGAYTGEISGPMLTELGVRYVIVGHSERRQFFGETDETVNRRLKAAQKHGLTPILCVGETKQQRDGWETETHIIGQLEKDLVDVDQNNLIIAYEPIWAIGTGDTCEAKEANRVIGLIRQQLSNADVPIQYGGSVKPDNIDEIMAQPEIDGVLVGGASLEPAGFARIVNYK; encoded by the coding sequence GCCGGCAACTGGAAAATGTACAAAACCCAGGCAGAAGCCCTGGAGTTTTTGCAGGGATTTGTGAACCACCTGGATGAAACCCCAGAAGAAAGAGAAATTATCCTCTGCGTTCCCTTCACAACCTTGGGAAATCTCTCGAAGAATATGCACGGGAGTCGCCTGCGGCTAGGAGCACAGAACGTCCATTGGGAAGACGCCGGTGCTTACACAGGTGAAATTTCTGGCCCAATGCTTACAGAACTTGGCGTGCGTTACGTGATCGTTGGCCACAGCGAACGCCGGCAGTTCTTTGGCGAAACCGATGAAACGGTGAACCGACGTCTGAAAGCCGCCCAGAAACATGGACTCACCCCAATTTTGTGCGTCGGTGAAACCAAGCAACAGCGGGACGGGTGGGAAACAGAAACCCATATTATTGGCCAGCTGGAAAAAGACCTCGTAGATGTCGATCAGAATAACCTGATCATCGCCTACGAACCGATCTGGGCAATTGGCACTGGCGACACTTGCGAAGCCAAAGAAGCCAACCGAGTTATTGGGTTAATTCGGCAGCAGCTCAGCAATGCCGATGTACCGATTCAATATGGCGGATCTGTCAAGCCAGACAATATTGATGAAATCATGGCGCAGCCAGAAATTGATGGCGTTTTGGTGGGAGGCGCGAGTCTCGAACCGGCAGGCTTTGCCCGAATTGTGAATTACAAATAG